The Crocosphaera subtropica ATCC 51142 genome includes a window with the following:
- a CDS encoding LL-diaminopimelate aminotransferase, with protein sequence MATINDNYLKLKAGYLFPEIARRVNTFIEANPEAKIIKLGIGDVTEPLPEACRTAMIKAVEDMGDRSSFKGYGPEQGYGWLREKIAAQDFQARGCDIDASEIFVSDGAKCDTGNILDIFGKNNKIAVTDPVYPVYVDTNVMAGHTGETNEKGEYEGLVYLPISADNHFVADIPSEKVDLIYLCFPNNPTGATATKEYLKAWVDYATANDSIIFFDAAYEAFITDESLPHSIYEIEGAKDCAIEFRSFSKNAGFTGTRCAFTVVPKQLTAKASDGSQVELWKLWNRRQSTKFNGVSYIVQRGAEAVYSEAGKAQIKGLVSFYLENAKIICEQLKSAGFEVYGGVNAPYIWLKTPHNLSSWDFFDKLLQTTHVVGTPGSGFGAAGEGYFRISAFNSRENVEEAMKRITQAFKV encoded by the coding sequence ATGGCAACTATTAACGACAACTATCTCAAACTCAAAGCAGGATATCTTTTTCCCGAAATAGCAAGACGGGTCAACACCTTTATCGAAGCCAACCCCGAAGCCAAAATCATTAAACTGGGGATTGGGGATGTCACCGAACCCTTGCCCGAAGCCTGTCGCACTGCTATGATCAAAGCCGTAGAAGATATGGGCGATCGCAGCAGTTTCAAAGGCTATGGACCCGAACAGGGTTACGGTTGGCTACGGGAAAAAATTGCAGCCCAAGACTTTCAAGCCAGAGGCTGTGATATCGATGCCTCAGAAATATTCGTCTCAGACGGTGCAAAATGCGATACCGGCAACATTCTCGATATTTTTGGCAAAAATAATAAAATTGCTGTCACAGACCCTGTCTACCCCGTTTATGTAGATACCAATGTCATGGCAGGCCATACAGGGGAAACCAATGAGAAGGGAGAATATGAAGGTTTAGTCTATCTACCCATCAGTGCAGATAACCACTTTGTGGCAGACATTCCCAGTGAAAAAGTTGATCTCATTTATCTCTGTTTCCCCAACAACCCCACCGGTGCCACGGCGACAAAAGAATATCTTAAAGCCTGGGTCGATTATGCCACAGCTAATGACTCTATTATTTTCTTTGATGCTGCTTACGAAGCTTTTATCACCGATGAGAGTTTACCCCATTCTATCTACGAAATAGAAGGAGCCAAAGACTGCGCCATTGAGTTTCGTTCCTTTTCCAAAAATGCAGGGTTTACCGGCACCCGTTGCGCCTTCACTGTAGTTCCCAAACAATTAACCGCCAAAGCCTCTGATGGTTCTCAGGTAGAATTATGGAAACTGTGGAACCGTCGTCAATCCACTAAATTTAATGGGGTTTCTTACATTGTGCAACGGGGAGCAGAAGCGGTCTATTCCGAAGCAGGAAAAGCCCAAATCAAGGGTTTAGTTAGCTTTTACCTCGAAAATGCCAAAATAATCTGTGAACAACTGAAGAGCGCAGGATTTGAGGTGTATGGTGGGGTTAATGCTCCCTACATCTGGTTAAAAACCCCCCATAATCTTTCAAGTTGGGATTTCTTCGATAAACTCTTACAAACTACCCATGTTGTCGGAACCCCCGGATCGGGATTTGGGGCAGCAGGAGAAGGTTATTTTCGCATTTCTGCCTTTAATAGTCGGGAAAATGTCGAAGAAGCCATGAAACGCATTACCCAAGCGTTTAAGGTGTAA
- the tilS gene encoding tRNA lysidine(34) synthetase TilS codes for MWTSLHARVHQTLKDSLILPRKNNLLIAVSGGQDSLCLLKLMIDLQKKWGWNLAIGHCDHGWASDLGIADHVRELANDWQIPFYLKVAEAMEETEAAAREWRYHSLIEIAKEHQFTEVLTGHTLSDRAETLLYNLIRGAGSNGLGALTWKRPLTNKINLVRPLLKVSRSETLEFCKQFSLPIWEDAVNANLDYARNRIRQQLLPYLKENFNPNVEITLSQTSEVLKAESNYLEAEANKILQEAFNHNNYTLNREILKDLPLALQRRVVRQFLAEIMVTRPNFEQIEETVKLIDAPRRSRTSSFPGNLILEVEENCIIKKQIGS; via the coding sequence ATGTGGACATCGCTTCATGCTAGAGTACATCAAACGCTAAAAGATAGTTTAATTTTACCCCGAAAAAATAATCTATTAATTGCGGTTTCTGGAGGACAAGATTCTCTATGTTTACTAAAATTAATGATAGATTTACAGAAAAAATGGGGCTGGAATCTTGCTATTGGTCATTGTGATCATGGTTGGGCTTCTGATTTAGGAATTGCTGATCATGTCAGAGAATTAGCTAATGATTGGCAGATTCCTTTTTATTTAAAAGTAGCTGAAGCTATGGAAGAAACAGAAGCAGCAGCGAGAGAATGGCGATATCACAGTTTAATTGAAATCGCAAAAGAACATCAATTTACTGAAGTGCTAACCGGTCATACGTTAAGCGATCGCGCTGAAACATTATTATATAATTTAATTAGGGGAGCAGGAAGTAATGGACTGGGTGCATTAACCTGGAAACGTCCCCTAACGAATAAAATTAATTTAGTTCGTCCTTTATTGAAGGTTTCTCGCAGTGAAACATTGGAGTTTTGTAAACAGTTTTCTTTACCCATTTGGGAAGATGCAGTTAATGCTAATTTAGATTATGCTCGTAACCGTATTCGTCAGCAATTATTACCCTATTTAAAGGAAAATTTTAATCCAAATGTGGAAATAACGTTATCCCAAACCTCAGAAGTGTTAAAAGCAGAATCTAACTATTTAGAAGCAGAAGCAAATAAGATTTTACAAGAAGCATTTAATCACAATAATTATACATTGAATAGAGAGATTTTAAAAGATTTGCCTTTGGCTTTACAAAGACGAGTTGTACGCCAATTTTTAGCTGAGATTATGGTAACACGACCTAATTTTGAGCAAATAGAAGAAACCGTTAAATTAATTGATGCCCCTAGACGATCACGAACTTCTTCTTTTCCTGGTAATCTAATTTTAGAAGTCGAAGAAAATTGTATCATTAAAAAGCAAATAGGATCATAA
- the nadC gene encoding carboxylating nicotinate-nucleotide diphosphorylase, whose amino-acid sequence MIPPSLIIDPLLIAWLQEDLGRGDRTTDGLELQKMGSGQWVAKAEGIMAGLPIAQRVFQLLNPKIEFIPVVEEGQRVKTGQVVATFNGSLSALLTGERVALNLAMRLSGIATMTRQYTEIIADLPTQLVDTRKTTPGLRILEKYGIRVGGAKNHRMALDDGVMIKDNHIKAAGSIQEAIQRIRPTIPYPLTIEVETTTLEEVKEALMYGADIIMLDNMNLDLMKEAVSYIRGENKQIKIEASGNITLDNIRQVALTGVDYISSSAPITRSTWLDLSMRLD is encoded by the coding sequence GTGATACCTCCCTCATTAATTATCGATCCCTTATTAATAGCGTGGCTACAAGAAGACTTAGGACGGGGCGATCGCACAACGGATGGCTTAGAACTTCAAAAAATGGGTTCAGGTCAGTGGGTAGCTAAAGCTGAAGGGATTATGGCAGGTTTACCCATTGCCCAAAGAGTCTTTCAATTATTAAATCCTAAGATTGAATTTATTCCAGTGGTAGAAGAAGGGCAAAGGGTCAAAACCGGTCAAGTGGTGGCCACGTTCAATGGTTCCTTAAGTGCGTTATTAACGGGGGAAAGAGTCGCTTTAAATCTAGCCATGAGGTTGAGTGGCATTGCTACGATGACCCGACAATATACAGAGATAATCGCTGATTTACCGACCCAATTGGTAGACACCCGCAAAACGACTCCAGGATTAAGGATACTAGAAAAGTATGGGATTCGGGTGGGAGGGGCTAAAAATCACCGCATGGCCTTAGATGATGGGGTCATGATCAAAGATAATCATATCAAAGCTGCAGGGAGTATTCAAGAAGCCATCCAACGTATTCGTCCCACTATTCCCTATCCCCTGACAATTGAAGTAGAAACGACCACATTAGAAGAAGTTAAAGAAGCGTTAATGTATGGGGCAGATATTATTATGTTAGATAATATGAATTTAGATTTAATGAAAGAAGCCGTTAGTTATATTCGAGGGGAAAATAAACAGATAAAAATTGAAGCATCTGGCAATATTACCCTCGATAATATTCGACAAGTTGCTTTAACAGGAGTCGATTATATTTCTAGTAGTGCGCCGATTACTCGTTCTACTTGGTTGGATTTAAGTATGAGACTTGACTAA
- a CDS encoding cation-translocating P-type ATPase, which yields MNNLHLINPNPHQTLSFVKILHETVKGRCRCKVNGLLYSDQLKQYLEFNLSIHKDILSVKANSTTSNILLYFNPHKKVSEIVVIINQYVQEYYQYPQKSREYLPQKPTASLTSSTSWHLEDIETIISQLKTSKDRGLSSLAVQQKLKEDGINALSEIEPRSGLSIFIDYFKSVPVALLSSAALLSILTGGMADAVVIMGVVTINAILGYVTESHSEKIINSLKNFVNPSAWVVRDGTLIEIDTTEIVQGDVLSLQPGCYIPADARLIEAHRLTLDESALTGESLPIEKHQERIISNQTTVPLGERNNMVYRGTFVTGGQGLGVVVSTGNLTEMGKIQALMGETNQPATPMERQLEQAGTQLVWLSSAVCGVVFTVGLLRGYGLLEMVKTSISLAVAAVPEGLPTVATTTLALGILKMRQQKVLIRRLEAIEALGSIQAICLDKTGTLTSNRMSVLKLCWDGREIDLRDGRLWSGNQVINPYGCDELLKLIHLCVLCNDSQISYHSDQTYILDGSSTENALMEMAIAAGVDIRELHGKYPRFVTHHRSEARNLMATVHQIQTSTYLIAVKGNPKEVLERCSTKMENSQLIPLTEREKQAITDQNETMARQGLRVLGVAYGQAETSDPHSLTLSHLIWVGLIGMADPIRPGVKETINNFHQAGITTLMITGDQSPTAYAIAQALHLSQEKPLKILDSRELSDVSPEVLRSLCQEVHVFARISPAHKLQIVQALQQRGLVVAMTGDGINDTPALKAAEVGIAMGHTGTDVAREVADVVLEDDDLETMIVAVSQGRTIYNNIRKSVHFLLSTNLSEIMVMLLANVGGFGQPLNAMQLLWLNLVTDIFPGLALALEAPEPDVLTLPPRSPDEPIIKSSDFQRILVESSTLSASALSAYGYGIWRYGISPHASTVAFMSLVSGQLLHALSCRSPKPLYAHPLPHNPYLTAALGGSLGLQWVSLAIPGLRNLLHITPLNLGDSGVIASSAILPLLISEATKSHEN from the coding sequence ATGAATAACCTTCATCTCATCAACCCGAATCCTCATCAAACATTATCTTTTGTTAAAATTCTCCACGAAACTGTCAAAGGAAGATGTCGCTGCAAAGTTAACGGATTACTTTATTCAGACCAACTCAAACAATATTTAGAGTTCAATTTATCGATACATAAAGATATTCTATCTGTCAAAGCTAACAGTACCACCAGCAATATTCTGTTATATTTCAATCCTCACAAAAAAGTGAGCGAAATTGTTGTCATTATTAACCAATATGTTCAGGAATATTATCAATATCCCCAAAAGTCAAGAGAATATTTGCCTCAGAAACCAACCGCTTCCCTCACCTCATCCACTTCTTGGCACTTAGAAGACATAGAAACCATCATCTCACAACTCAAGACCTCAAAAGACAGAGGACTTTCTTCTTTAGCCGTTCAACAAAAGTTAAAAGAAGACGGAATCAATGCGCTCAGTGAAATCGAACCCCGTTCAGGGTTAAGCATTTTCATCGATTATTTTAAATCCGTTCCCGTCGCCCTATTAAGTAGTGCAGCCCTACTCTCCATCTTAACCGGTGGCATGGCTGATGCCGTGGTTATTATGGGAGTGGTGACCATTAACGCCATTTTAGGGTACGTCACCGAAAGTCATTCAGAGAAGATCATTAATTCCCTAAAAAACTTTGTTAACCCCTCCGCTTGGGTGGTTCGAGATGGAACATTGATCGAAATTGACACCACAGAAATCGTTCAAGGGGACGTTTTATCCTTGCAACCCGGTTGTTATATTCCGGCAGATGCGAGATTAATTGAAGCCCATCGCTTAACCCTAGATGAGTCAGCTTTAACTGGGGAAAGTCTCCCCATCGAGAAACACCAAGAAAGAATTATCTCCAATCAAACCACCGTTCCCCTAGGAGAACGAAATAATATGGTTTATCGGGGAACTTTCGTCACCGGGGGACAAGGACTAGGGGTGGTTGTTTCCACGGGAAATTTAACAGAAATGGGCAAAATTCAAGCCTTGATGGGAGAAACCAATCAACCGGCAACCCCTATGGAACGACAACTAGAACAAGCAGGAACTCAACTGGTATGGCTTTCTAGTGCCGTTTGTGGGGTGGTGTTTACCGTAGGATTGTTACGGGGATATGGCTTATTAGAAATGGTGAAAACCTCTATTTCCCTAGCGGTGGCTGCGGTTCCCGAAGGATTACCCACCGTTGCCACCACAACCCTAGCCCTAGGCATCCTCAAGATGCGTCAACAAAAAGTATTAATTCGTCGTTTGGAAGCCATTGAAGCCCTGGGATCGATTCAAGCCATTTGTCTCGATAAAACCGGAACCCTTACCAGTAACCGAATGTCCGTGTTAAAACTCTGTTGGGATGGTCGGGAGATCGATCTAAGGGATGGTCGCTTGTGGTCAGGGAATCAGGTGATTAATCCCTATGGGTGCGATGAATTATTAAAACTGATCCACCTTTGCGTCCTCTGTAACGATAGTCAAATCAGTTATCATTCGGATCAAACCTACATTCTGGATGGGTCGTCTACGGAAAACGCCCTGATGGAAATGGCGATCGCAGCAGGGGTAGATATCAGAGAACTTCATGGGAAATATCCTCGCTTCGTCACTCATCATCGTTCCGAAGCCCGTAACCTAATGGCAACGGTTCATCAAATCCAGACATCCACTTATTTAATCGCCGTCAAAGGGAACCCGAAAGAAGTCCTAGAACGGTGTTCGACCAAGATGGAAAACAGTCAACTCATCCCCTTAACCGAGAGAGAAAAACAGGCAATTACCGATCAAAACGAAACCATGGCCCGTCAAGGATTACGGGTGTTAGGGGTAGCATACGGACAAGCAGAAACCAGTGATCCTCATTCTCTGACCCTTTCCCATCTCATTTGGGTAGGATTAATTGGTATGGCCGATCCCATTCGACCTGGGGTTAAAGAAACCATTAATAATTTTCACCAAGCGGGCATCACTACCCTGATGATTACCGGAGATCAAAGTCCAACAGCTTATGCCATTGCCCAGGCGTTGCATCTAAGTCAAGAAAAACCCCTAAAAATTCTTGATTCTAGGGAATTAAGCGATGTAAGCCCAGAAGTTCTCCGCAGTTTGTGCCAAGAGGTTCATGTTTTTGCCCGTATTAGTCCGGCCCATAAATTACAAATTGTTCAAGCGTTGCAACAGAGAGGGTTAGTGGTGGCCATGACCGGGGATGGCATTAATGATACGCCAGCCCTCAAAGCTGCTGAAGTGGGCATTGCGATGGGTCATACAGGAACCGATGTAGCCAGGGAAGTAGCTGACGTTGTTTTAGAAGACGATGACCTAGAAACCATGATCGTTGCTGTGAGTCAAGGCCGTACCATCTACAACAATATTCGTAAATCGGTTCATTTCCTTCTCTCCACCAACCTCAGTGAAATTATGGTTATGTTGTTGGCTAATGTAGGAGGATTCGGTCAACCGCTTAACGCTATGCAGTTACTCTGGCTAAATTTAGTGACGGATATCTTCCCTGGGTTGGCTTTAGCCCTAGAAGCCCCTGAACCGGACGTTTTAACCCTTCCCCCTCGTTCTCCCGATGAACCGATTATTAAATCTTCTGATTTTCAACGGATTCTTGTAGAATCGTCTACCCTCTCGGCTAGTGCGTTGAGTGCCTATGGTTATGGCATTTGGCGTTATGGTATCAGTCCCCATGCTAGTACCGTTGCTTTTATGAGTTTGGTGAGTGGACAGTTACTCCATGCTTTAAGTTGTCGTTCTCCCAAACCCTTATATGCCCATCCACTGCCCCATAATCCCTATTTAACAGCAGCTTTGGGCGGTTCTTTAGGCTTACAGTGGGTTTCTTTGGCTATTCCTGGCCTGAGAAATCTTTTACATATTACTCCCCTTAATCTAGGGGATAGTGGAGTCATTGCTAGTAGTGCCATTTTACCTTTACTCATCAGTGAAGCCACAAAATCCCATGAAAACTAA
- a CDS encoding aminotransferase class V-fold PLP-dependent enzyme produces MIYPQAFLSEVQQQRKEFPGLTNKVYFNFGGQGTLPRSGLEAIIDAHNLLQQQGPFSLKVNDWIRQKTELLREEIAQELGVEPPTITLTENVTSGCNIALWGLDWQEGDRILMTDCEHPGVIATVEEISKRFGVEIDICPILNTLNEGDPVEVIKERLTPQTKLVVLSHLLWNTGQVLPLKEISHLCHNYAESDRPILVLADAAQSAGSLALKLGETEVDFYAFTGHKWFCGPAGVGGLYIRPEIFELINPTFIGWRGINIDEKGQPIDFKKDGRKFEIATSAYPQYEGLRAAIAVHNSWANSEERYQQICQLSEYLWQGLSEISAVNCLKQSPPEAGLVSFKVDGNTNHKEMVQKLESQGFLLRTIRDPDCIRACVHYFTLPDEIEQLIKAINSMI; encoded by the coding sequence ATGATTTATCCCCAAGCCTTTCTATCTGAAGTCCAACAACAAAGAAAAGAGTTTCCTGGACTCACTAATAAAGTTTATTTTAATTTTGGGGGACAAGGAACTTTACCCCGTTCAGGGTTAGAAGCCATTATCGATGCTCATAACTTGTTGCAACAACAAGGACCATTTTCCTTGAAAGTTAATGATTGGATTAGGCAAAAAACAGAATTATTACGAGAAGAAATTGCTCAAGAATTAGGGGTGGAACCACCTACTATTACTTTAACAGAAAATGTAACATCTGGCTGTAATATTGCCCTATGGGGACTAGATTGGCAAGAAGGCGATCGCATTTTAATGACTGATTGTGAACACCCTGGGGTTATCGCCACCGTTGAAGAAATTAGTAAGCGATTTGGGGTAGAAATTGATATTTGTCCTATCTTAAATACCTTAAACGAAGGTGATCCGGTTGAGGTCATTAAAGAACGATTAACCCCACAAACAAAACTGGTGGTTTTAAGTCATTTATTATGGAATACAGGTCAGGTTTTACCCTTAAAAGAAATTAGTCATCTTTGTCATAATTATGCTGAGAGCGATCGCCCTATTTTAGTGTTAGCTGATGCAGCCCAGTCCGCCGGGTCATTAGCGTTAAAATTAGGAGAAACTGAAGTTGATTTTTATGCTTTTACCGGTCATAAATGGTTCTGTGGACCGGCTGGAGTGGGGGGACTTTATATCCGTCCAGAAATTTTTGAATTGATCAATCCTACCTTTATTGGTTGGCGAGGGATTAATATTGACGAAAAAGGTCAGCCCATTGATTTTAAAAAGGATGGTAGAAAATTTGAAATTGCTACGTCTGCCTATCCTCAATACGAAGGATTAAGGGCTGCGATCGCAGTTCATAATAGTTGGGCTAATTCTGAAGAACGTTATCAACAAATTTGCCAGCTAAGTGAATATTTATGGCAAGGTTTATCGGAAATTTCTGCTGTTAACTGTTTAAAACAATCACCCCCAGAAGCGGGATTAGTTTCTTTTAAAGTCGACGGTAACACTAATCATAAAGAGATGGTACAAAAGTTAGAAAGTCAAGGGTTTTTATTAAGAACCATTCGTGATCCCGATTGTATTCGTGCCTGTGTGCATTATTTTACCTTACCCGATGAAATTGAACAGTTAATTAAAGCGATTAACTCGATGATTTAA
- a CDS encoding thiol-disulfide oxidoreductase DCC family protein yields MVYHIIYDGNCNLCSTFTQLLAKFDQGNIFDYIPMQDNLTLQQFNITPEDCEMGMILIDGNNNTNRWQGSDAAEEIVNLLPLGQAFVTAYRSLPGMKWLGDKSYEQVRDNRYNWFGKREETYQSPYPFGCDKTDNCSVSN; encoded by the coding sequence ATGGTTTATCATATTATTTACGATGGAAACTGTAATCTTTGTTCAACGTTTACCCAACTTTTAGCGAAGTTTGATCAAGGAAATATTTTTGACTATATTCCTATGCAAGATAACCTCACATTACAACAGTTTAATATTACCCCGGAAGACTGCGAAATGGGTATGATTTTAATCGATGGAAATAATAACACAAATCGTTGGCAAGGAAGCGATGCAGCAGAAGAAATTGTTAATTTATTACCGTTAGGACAAGCTTTTGTGACAGCTTATCGTAGTTTACCAGGAATGAAATGGTTAGGGGATAAATCCTATGAACAAGTCAGAGATAACCGATATAACTGGTTTGGGAAACGGGAGGAAACCTATCAGTCTCCTTATCCCTTTGGATGTGATAAAACCGATAATTGTTCCGTCTCTAATTAA
- a CDS encoding DUF2079 domain-containing protein — protein MKLSYLKSSSFLIILVISIIILFVCSSLKHILFQSTAWDLAIFDQAIYLISQGKIPISSFLKIHILGDHAALIFYPLSLFYKLYPSVYWLLLIQAFALSLGALPVYYLSQYHGLNKSKSLTMSLVYLLYPLIFNINLFDFHPDVIAVPSILWSILAAYSHNLGLFILAIIITLSCKSVLSLTIIFIGLWLFCFAKKQRLGSIAIGLGISWFIISTRFIIPIFSDNTSNISRHLERFNYLGNSFFEIAQNLIFKPWLFFQGLFNLPNLEYLLLLLIPVIWGLSSHYFTPLIPAIPTLAMNLLSQNALQKDLLHQYSLPIIPFLMVAVIMTVAAKKSWFQQNKYIITWSLICFLALAKYGYFTSRYLESLDTWKATNEAITQISTKGNVLTSTYIAPHLSQRPIIKLAENGAESFDVNEFDYILLNQRHLGRESSPELIETIKETVGQNANFNLTYNKDDIYLFSQKIKQ, from the coding sequence ATGAAATTATCTTATTTAAAATCTAGTTCGTTTTTAATTATATTAGTAATTAGTATTATCATTCTTTTTGTTTGTAGTAGTTTAAAGCATATTTTGTTTCAATCAACGGCTTGGGATTTAGCTATTTTTGATCAAGCTATCTATTTAATTAGTCAAGGAAAAATCCCAATTTCTTCTTTTTTAAAAATTCACATTTTAGGAGATCATGCAGCATTAATTTTTTATCCTTTATCCTTATTTTATAAACTTTATCCTTCGGTTTATTGGTTATTATTAATCCAAGCATTTGCTTTAAGTTTAGGTGCATTGCCTGTCTATTATTTAAGTCAATATCATGGTTTAAATAAGTCAAAATCATTAACAATGAGTTTAGTTTATTTACTCTATCCTTTAATTTTTAATATTAATTTATTTGACTTTCATCCTGACGTTATTGCTGTTCCTTCTATTTTATGGTCAATTTTAGCAGCTTATAGTCACAATTTAGGATTATTTATTTTAGCTATTATTATTACTCTTAGTTGCAAAAGTGTTTTATCTTTAACAATAATTTTTATAGGTTTATGGTTATTTTGTTTTGCAAAAAAACAAAGATTAGGATCGATTGCTATAGGATTAGGGATAAGTTGGTTTATAATTAGTACCCGTTTCATTATTCCTATTTTTAGCGATAATACTTCTAACATTAGTCGTCATCTTGAACGCTTTAATTATTTGGGTAATTCTTTCTTTGAAATTGCTCAAAATTTAATTTTTAAACCTTGGTTATTCTTTCAAGGATTATTCAATTTACCCAATTTAGAGTATTTACTACTCTTATTAATTCCTGTGATCTGGGGATTATCATCCCACTATTTTACCCCTTTAATCCCTGCAATTCCAACTTTAGCCATGAATTTATTATCGCAAAATGCACTACAAAAAGACTTATTACATCAGTATTCATTACCGATTATACCTTTTTTAATGGTTGCAGTAATTATGACTGTAGCAGCAAAAAAAAGCTGGTTTCAACAGAATAAATATATAATAACTTGGTCATTAATTTGTTTTTTAGCTTTAGCTAAATATGGCTATTTTACCTCTCGTTATTTAGAGTCTCTAGATACCTGGAAAGCAACCAACGAAGCAATAACTCAAATTTCTACTAAAGGCAATGTTTTAACCTCCACTTATATTGCCCCCCATTTAAGTCAACGTCCTATCATTAAATTAGCAGAAAATGGTGCTGAATCCTTTGATGTAAATGAATTTGATTATATCTTACTCAATCAACGACATCTCGGACGAGAAAGTTCCCCAGAATTAATTGAAACCATTAAAGAAACCGTTGGACAGAATGCTAATTTTAATTTAACCTATAATAAGGATGATATTTATTTATTTAGTCAAAAAATAAAACAGTAA